A genomic region of Candidatus Zymogenaceae bacterium contains the following coding sequences:
- a CDS encoding prolipoprotein diacylglyceryl transferase: protein MPYPHIDPVIVKLGRFEIRWYGMMYVLGFIAAFFIIRYLAVKKKVRLSGDDLWDYLFYLMLGVLIGGRLGYCLFYAPVYYFHAPLKIFALWEGGMSFHGGFLGVVLATAYYCWKKKVHFYDVGDIVAAATPVGLFLGRIGNFINGELYGRAGDAAWCMVFPTDPEGLCRHPSQLYEALLEGLVLFVIVFLLNIRGATRGVAMWTFILLYGVFRFFVEFFRQPDPHLGLILGPFTLGQLLTVPMILAGAIMIVILCVRRGESAPSVVKGKKS, encoded by the coding sequence ATTCCCTATCCGCATATTGATCCGGTTATCGTGAAGCTGGGCAGGTTCGAGATACGCTGGTACGGCATGATGTACGTGCTCGGTTTTATCGCCGCGTTTTTCATCATCAGGTATCTTGCCGTCAAGAAGAAGGTGCGATTGTCCGGTGATGACCTGTGGGACTACCTGTTTTATCTGATGTTGGGGGTTCTCATCGGCGGGAGGCTCGGGTACTGTCTCTTCTACGCGCCGGTCTATTACTTCCACGCCCCGCTGAAGATCTTCGCCCTCTGGGAGGGGGGAATGTCGTTTCACGGCGGTTTTTTGGGGGTCGTGCTGGCCACCGCCTATTACTGTTGGAAAAAGAAGGTCCATTTTTATGACGTGGGCGATATCGTGGCCGCCGCGACGCCCGTGGGATTGTTTCTGGGCCGCATCGGCAACTTCATCAACGGCGAGCTCTACGGCAGGGCCGGTGATGCGGCGTGGTGCATGGTCTTTCCCACGGACCCGGAAGGGCTGTGTCGCCATCCGTCCCAGCTGTACGAGGCGCTTCTTGAGGGACTGGTACTCTTTGTGATCGTCTTTCTCCTGAACATCCGCGGGGCGACCCGGGGCGTTGCCATGTGGACCTTTATTCTGCTCTACGGGGTCTTTCGCTTCTTCGTGGAATTTTTTAGGCAGCCGGACCCGCACCTGGGTTTGATCCTGGGGCCGTTCACCCTGGGGCAGCTCTTGACCGTCCCGATGATCCTTGCGGGGGCGATCATGATCGTGATACTGTGTGTACGGCGGGGGGAGAGCGCCCCGTCGGTCGTGAAGGGGAAAAAATCGTGA